GCGGCTCGACACCCGCTTCACCGCGCCGGACGTCGACGCGCCGGCCGACGTCGCGCTGTGGCTGGTCGTGCGCGACGAGCGGGGCGGCGCCGCGTGGTACGAGATGTGCGCGCGGGTCGAGCCGTAGCGGGGTACGCGCGACGCCGCCGGCCACGTCGCACCCGCCGTGGTATGACGCGCCCGCCATGTCGCGCAGTCCCGGCACCGATCGTTTTCGCGCGGCCGCACCCGCGCCGCCGCCCCCGGCGTTCGTGGACGTGCGCGGCGAGCGGTTTGCGTACCTGGCCGCCGGCCCCGCCGCCGCCCCGCTCGTCCTGTGCCTGCACGGGTTTCCGGACCACGCGCCGAGCATGTGGCCGCTCGTCGTGCGGTTTGCGTCGGCCGGCTACCGCGCGGTGGCGCCGTGGTTGCGCGGCTACGCGCCCTCCACGCTCGCCGGCCCGTACGACGCCGATCAACTCGCGGCCGACGCGATCGGCCTCGCGGACGCGCTGTCGGCGCCGGGCGCGCCGGTGCGCATCGTCGGCCACGACTGGGGCGCCGTCGCCACCTACGCCGCACTGGCCGCGGCTCCCGGCCGATTCGCCGCCGCCGTCGCGCTGTCGGTCCCGCACCCGCTCGCGTTCTTCGCCAACCTGCGGCGGTACCCCGGCCAGCTCGTCCGCAGTCGCTACATGTTGTACTTTCAACTGCCTCACTTGCCCGAGCGCGCGCTCGAGCGCTCCGACGGTGCGCTCGTCGACCGGCTGTGGCGCGCGTGGTCGCCGGGGTACGCGCTGCCGCCGGATTCCCGCCGCGCCCTGCTGGCGTGCCTGCGCGCGAGTTCGCCCGCCCCGATCGCCTACTACCGCGCCCTCGCCCGGCCGCTTCCCGCCGCGATCGCGCGCGCGCGCCGCCTCGCCGCGCGCCCGATCGCCGACCCCGTGTTGTACCTGCACGGCGCCGACGACGGCTGCATCGCCCCGGACGTCGCCGCCGGACAGCGGCAGTGGTTCCGCGGCCCGCTGCGGTCGCAGGTGATCCCCGACGCCGGCCACTTCCTGCCGCTCGAGGCGACCGACACCGTCGCAGACGCGGCGCTGGCGTGGTTCACGACCGCCCGCTGAGCGCGTCGACGTCGATACCGAAGTGAACGCGCAGGGCGTGGGCGACGCCCGCGTCGCCCGCGAGAGGAAAGTCGACTCGCGTCCCGTGCGACGTGGTGAACACGAGCCGCTCGCCGGCGACCGTGACGCGACCGGTGTCCCGCAGCACCGAGCAGATGCGGCGCGCGAGGAACGGCGAGTGGGGCGACGTCGTGTGATAGCGGCGACCCGGCTCGAAGTCGGCGAGAGAGCGCGGCGTCGGATCGATCCAGTAAAGCGGCTTCGGCGGCGCGGTCGGACGCCGCTCGACGACGCGCACGCCACCGTCGACCGGCTCGAACCGGTAGCGCCGCGGGCCGTCGCGCTGCTCGTCTCCCAGACGCCACCGAAGCGGCCGCACGAACCCGTCGCCGAAGCCAACGTCGACCAGCCACGCATCGCCGACGTCGACGCGCAGCACCATGTGATCGAAGGGAATGCCGAGCCTCCCGTCGGCGCCGTAGACACGCGCGGCGAGCCGGTCTACCGAGAAGCCGAGAGCCGACAGCAACGCGGCAAATGCGCCGTTGAGTTCGTAGCAGAAACCGCCGCGGCGGCGGCGCACGATCTTGTCGACCAACGCCGCCTCGTCGAGCACGATCGGCTCGCCCGCGTGGATGCTCAGGTTCTCGAACGGCACGCTGCGCAGGTGGGCGACGTGCAACTCGCGGAGCGCGGCGAGCGTCGGCGCCCGCGCGCCGCGATAGCCGATCCGATCGAGATACGCGTCGACGTCCATGCGCACTGCCGACTATAGTGTGCCGCATGCCGCCTTTGCCGCCAGATCGACGGCGCACGGCCGGCCGCCGGCTGGCCGCGCGCACGCCGGGCGCCACGCGCGGACGGCCGGCCGCGTCGCGCGAACGCCGGCGTGCTACAGTGCGCCGCCATGTCGCGAATCCTGCTGTGCGCAGCCCTGCTGACGACGACCGCGTGCAACCCGCGCACGACGATGGACGAGGCGCCGCCGCGCGGCAAGCGGACGGGCGCCGCCGGCCCGACCGCGGCGCCGCGCGCGGACGCAAAGGCTGAGGAGATCGCCAAGCGCGTGCTCATCGTCGACGGCCACATCGATCTGCCCTACCGGCTGATGGGCAGCCGCGCGCCGGACGGCACGCTCACCGAGGACGTGTCGCAGCGCACGCCGACCGGCGACTTCGACTACCCGCGCGCGAAGGCCGGCGGGCTCGACGCGCCGTTCATGTCGATCTACGTGCCGGCCGAATACCAGACCAAAGGCGGCGCCAAGAAGCTGGCCGACGAGCTGATCGATCTGGTCGAGTCGATCATCGCGGCGCACCCGGACAAGTTCGCGCGGGCGTACTCGGTGGCTGAGGTGCGCGCGAACTTCGCCGCCGGCAAGATCTCGCTGCCGCTGGGCATCGAAAACGGCGCCGCGATCGAGGGGGACCTGCGCAACCTGAAGCACTTTTACGACCGAGGCGTCCGCTACATCACGCTCACCCACTCGGAGGACAACGACCTGTGCGACTCGTCGTACAGCGACAAACACACCCACAAGGGGCTGTCCGCGCTGGGCAAGAAGGTCGTACGCGAGATGAACCGCCTCGGCATCATGATCGACGTGTCGCACATCTCCGACGACGCGTTCTGGCAGGTCATCGAACTGTCGGAGGCGCCGGTCATCGCCAGCCACTCGTCGGCCCGTCACTTCACGCCCGGGTTCGAGCGCAACCTGTCCGACGACATGATCAAGGCGATCGGCAAGAAGGACGGCGTCGTCATGATCAACTTCGGCTCGTCGTTCATCAACCAGGAGTCGCGCGAGCACTTCCAGCGCAAGCGCGACGCGATGAACGCATACATGAAGGAAAACGGGATCGAGGACCGGCGCGATCCGCGGGTGAAGGAGTGGTCGAAGCAGTACGACGCCAAACACCCGCCCAAGTTCGCGACCGTGCAACAGGTCGCCGACCACATCGAGCACGTCATCAAGCTCGTCGGCATCGACCACGTCGGTCTCGGGTCCGATTTCGACGGCGTCGGCGACACGCTCCCGATCGGGCTCAAGGACGTGTCGATGTACCCCAACCTGATCGCCGAGCTGCTGGCGCGCGGCTACACCGAGCAGGATATCGCCAAGATCGCCGGGGAAAACGTGCTGCGCGTGTGGCAGGCGGTCGAAGACCACGCCGCGGCGCACTGACGCGACGCGCGGGAGCGGCCGCGCGGTCCCACGCGCAGGGGGTTTCGCGGTAGACTCCGCGCACCATGCCCGAGTTGCTCGGCCTGCCGATCGAAGACATCCGCTCCATTCCGCTGTTTCGCGATCTCGACGACGGAGAACTCGCCGCGGTCGCCGGGCTGTTCGCGCGCGTCGACGCGAGCGCCGGTGAGGAGCTGTTCCGCATCGGCGACGACGCGAACGCGATGTACGTCCTCACCGGCGGCGAGGTCCACCTCGAGCCGGACGACGGCGAGCAGTTCGTCCTGCGCCCGCCGTGCGTGATCGGTGAACTCGGCGCCCTGTCGGGTCTGAAGCGCAACAGCCGCGCGGTCGCCGGCGACGGCGCGCAGCTCTGGTCGGCCGACCGCGGCGCGCTCCTCGACCTGTTTGCAGCCAATCCGCAGCTCGGCGTGCGCTTCGAGAAGCGCCTGCTCGACATCTGCGCCGACAAGATCGACCGCGACCAGCGCCGTCTGCAGGACATGCGCGGCAACCTGATCCGCACGCAAAAGGCGATGAAGCAGATGCGCGATCTGATCCTCGAGGCGGAGGACACGCCGATCAGCGGACCGCTGCACGACCTGCTGTCGACCCTGATCGAGCGGAACCGGCGCGTGAACTACCGCGTATCACCACCCGCGGCCGCCGCCGCGTTCGTCCGCACGGACGACGGCGAGCGCGCGCCGGTCGAGGAGATCTCGCGCACCCATCTGTCGTTCCGCCCGGCGGGCGATGCGCCCGTACCGGGCGAGCGGTTCTCCGGCGTGCTCGCGCTCGCCGGTCCCGAGATCCCGATCAGCGGCAAGGTGTTGCGCATCTACAAGGGTCGCGTGGACATCGAGCTGGACCTGCTCATCGACGAGTACGCATCCGCGCTCGAGGGCTACCTCACCCGGGTGCAGATGCTCGACTTCCTGGTGTAGCGGGCGGAGGCCGCGACGCGCCGCTCGCCGGCCGCGCGCGGATCGCCGCCACATGCGCGGCCCCGCCCGCGCGCCGCGCGGAAGTCCTGTCGGCTCGCCGGCACGGCCCGCGGGCGGGACACGCACGCGGCCTCGTCAATGTTCCAGCTCGCCGGCGGCCAGCGCGGTGCACAGGGGACAATCCGACTCGTACGCCGCGGCCGTCGGATCCGTGCGGAACTGCTGCCATCGATGCTCAATGCGCTGCCACGCGCGATCGAAGTGCGCGCGCACGGCGGACGCCGCGTCCGCCCGGTCCACGTCGGTGCCTCCGAGCCGGCGTCCGACGCCCGCCGCGAGCTCCTGCTCGAGCAGCGCCAGGTCGTCGACGCGCACCATCTCGCTCACGCGCCGGTACACGAACTCCGCCAGCAGGTGGTCCTGCAGCCGCGGGTTCACGACAGCCCTCCGGTCGGCGCCGCCGCGGCGACGCGCTCGCGCGCGATCCGCTCCCACGCCCGTTGCGTGTAGCGCTCCACCAGCGCATCCGCCTCGGCCGGGTCGTCCGCGCAATCGACCTTGGCCTGCTCGATCGCGCGCAGGACCGTGTTGGCGTACTGCGTCGTGTCCCACAACTCGGCGTACGCGCGCACGCACTCGTAGACCAGCTCGGCCAGCAGCGCCTCCCGCGCGGTCACGACGCACCTCCCTCGGCGATGTGGCCGTTGCCGGCCGCCGCCGCCGCACCGGCGCGGGCGCGCTGGACGAGCATGCGCTGCAGGTCCGCGACGCGCGCGGGGTCGGCCGCGAGCGCCTCGATCGCCCGATCGCGCCCCTGGCCGAGGTTCGCGCCGTCGAGCCGATACCAGGTGCCCTTGCGCTCGACGATGCCCTCGCGCTCGGCGGCGTCGACGAGTTCTCCCATCTTGTGGATGCCGGTGCCGTACAGGATCTCGAACTCGGCTTCGCGGAACGGCGGCGCGAGCTTGTTCTTGACGACCTTGACTCGAACGTTGGACCCGATCAGCGCGCCGTCGCGCTTGATCGGCTTCTTGCGGCGAATGTCGAGCCGGACGGAGCAGTAGAACTTGAGCGCGTTGCCGCCCGGCGTCGTCTCGGGATTGCCGAACACGAGGCCGATTTTCTCCCGCAGCTGGTTGATGAACACGATGCACGTGCGCGTCTTGGCGACGACGGCGGTGAGCTTGCGGAGCGCCTGGCTCATGAGCCGCGCCTGCAGGCCCATGTGCGCGTCGCCCATGTCGCCTTCGATCTCGGCGCGCGGCGTGAGCGCGGCGACCGAATCGACGACGATCAGATCGACGGCGCCGGTGCGCGTGAGCGTGTCGACGATCTCGAGCGCCTGCTCGCCGCAGTCCGGCTGGGACACGAGCAGGTCGTCGAGCTTGACGCCGAGCCGCGCAGCGTAGCCGGTGTCGAGCGCGTGCTCGGCGTCGACGAACGCGCAGACGCCGCCGAGCCGCTGCGCCTCCGCGATCGCGTGCAGCGTGAGCGTCGTCTTGCCGGACGATTCCGGCCCGTAGATCTCGACGATGCGGCCGCGCGGCAGCCCGCCGACGCCGAGGGCGCAGTCGAGAGCGACGGAACCGGTCGAGATGACCTCGACCTGGGCCACGTCGCTGCCGTCGAGGCGCATGATCGCGCCGGCGCCGAACTGTTTCTTGATGGCGGCGACGGCCTGATCGATCGCCTTGGCCTTGTTTCTGGACAGGGTATCGGAGTGCTTGTGTTTCATGGCAGGGATCTCCTGGGTTGAGGTGAGCCGGCGACGCCGCGCCGGCGACGGTTCGCGGCGTCGCGGCGCCGCGCCGCCTGCCCTCGCACCGACCGTGCCGGACGCAACGCCGCGCGCCGGCATCGGGAGTGTCCGGCCGCCGGCCACGCGGCCGAGCCGTGGACGCGGCTTCTTGGGGGTCGGCTGACCACCTGCGCGCACAGGGTGCGACCGCAACGACGGCCGCTACCCCACTGCTTCCTTGCGCAGCGGCGCGTCGTGCCCGAAACTGATCTACCGTGCGAACCTCTCGCCTGCTGTTTGCCCCTGGTGTCGTGGCGATCGCGGCCGCGGCGGTCGCGTGCACCGGCGACGCTCCGGTCGCCGTGTCGACCACCGCGCAGCGCGTGCGCAGCGGCCTCGGTTCGGATGGCGCGTTCGTCGGTTTCGACGTGCTCGTCACCGACGCCGCGGGCCGGGCCATCCCGTGCGGCACCGGCTCGCTGTCGGCGACGGTGGCCGTGTCGCGCGACGGCGGCCCGTTCGAGCCGGTCGGCGCCTCGCAGATCCAGGTCACCTGCGCGAGCGACGCGGTCGGCCAACTCGCGATCGCGGTCGACAACAGCGGCTCCGAGGCGGGCTTCCTCGCGCCGCTGCGCGCCGGCGTCGACGCCGCCATCGACGCGATCGCAGCGGTCGGCGGCGAGGCGTCGCTCGTCCGCGTGTCCACCACCGCGCAGGTCCTCGCGCCGCTTACGTCGGACGCCGCCACCCTGCGCGCCGCGGCCGACCGCATGTTCGTCGCCAACGGGTGGACGGCGCTGTACGACGGCGTGCGCCTGGCCAACGAGACCCTCGGCGGCCGGGTCGTGCCGGCTGCCGCGGCCGACCGATTTCCCGACGTCGCGGCGTTCTGCGCGGCGGGCCGCAAACACGCGATCGCCGTGTTCACGGACGGCCGAGACAATAACTCGGCCGACGAACACGCGGCCGACTACGACACCGACGCGTATCCGGGCGACGGCATCGACACGTCGCTCGAAGACCTCTACAACCTGCGGGTCGGCTCGGTGACGACGCCGGTGTACGCGATCGGGCTCGGCGACGAGGTCGACGGCGACGCGCTCGCGGCGCTCGCGCTCGGCACCGGGGGACGCTACCTGCCGATCGACGACGCCGGCGACCTCGCCGCCGTGTTCCCGATGATCGCCGACTACGCGGGCGCGACCCACCAGGTGTGCGCCGAGCTGCCGGGCGATGGCTGCGGCGATGTCGACTTGCGCATCGACTACGAGTGGACCGACGGCGTCGACGTCATCGCCGGCAGCCGCGTCGAACACATCCACGTCGACTGCCCGGCGGCGCCCGCGGCCGGGCGCACCGCGACGGTGCTGCTCACGCTGTCGAACCCGGGCATCCCGCGCGACGACGCGGGGACGCTCGCGGCCAACGTCGCGCGGTGGGTGAGCCCGGTCGCCGCGCCGCGCGTGCTGGTCGTGCTCGACGACAACCACCACGGCGAGTTCGCCGGCGACGCGGACACCGTCGCGGCGCTTTTGGCCGAGCGCGGCATCGACGCCGACCGCCTCGACGAGCCGGCCGACGGGATCGCGGTCGACGCGTTCGCGGGCTACGACGTGGTGTGGCTGTCGAACCCCGGCTATCCGCCCGACGACCGGCTCACGATCGACGCGCTGTCGGCGTTCGCGGAGGGCGGCGGCGGCGTGGTGCTCCAGGGCGACGACATGACGTGGAGCTTCGGCCACGCGTTTTCGATGGCCGGCCTCACCCACCTGGACCACATCGACAACGGCGTGCGCGCGTGCGGCAAGAAGATCGACGACAACCGAGGCCGGTCGTACGAGGTGACGCTGGACCCGTCCGGCCACCCGGTCGTCGCCGGCCTCGACGGGCTGCCGTGGATGTACGGCGACGACATCGATCGTGCGGCGCCGCGCGGCGAGGGCGAACGCGTCGCCGCGTGGGCGCGGTTCGAAAAGGGCTCGTGCGCCGTGCAGACGCCGGCGATCGTCGTGTTCGACCCGGCGGACGCGGCCGCCCCGTCGATGTAGCCGGCCGCGGCGGGACGCCCGGCGCCGGGCAGCGCCCGCGGCGCGAGCGCGCGGCGTGTCCGCTCGCGTCGCATCCCGAGCACGCGACCGGTTCGATCGCGCCGACTACATCGCCCCACACACGGCGCGTCGCGCCGGACGGCGGCGCGGCCGCGGCGGCCGCGGGCGACGAATCACCGAGACGTAAATCCGATCGAAGCGCGGCCGATCCGGTACAATCGGATGGCGCGTGCTGCGTGGGGAGAGGGCGCGCGTGTCGCCTCGCACCTGGATGGCCGTGGACCAAAGGCAACACCGCTCCGACATTGTCGCGCTCGACGCGCACCGCCGGCGACGCGCCACTCCGAGCGACGATCCCGCCGAACTCCGCCTGCGGTTGTTCGCGCCGTTGCTTCGCTACGTCGAAGACCGGCACGGTCCGGACGCGGTCGCGGCGGTGCTCGCCGAGGCGGACATGGCGGATGTCGACGCCCGCGACGGCGATCGCTGGATCAGCGTCGCGCGCGCCGCGCGGTTGACCGCCGCCGTGCGCGCGCGCCTCGACGACGACCGCGAGTTCAAGGCGGCCGCCGCCTACAAGCTGCGTGACAGCCTCGGGCTGTTCGTCCATCTGGTGCGTGCGTTGTCGATCCGGCGGCTCGCGGAGTACGTCGTGGGAACCATGCACCGCGTGTCGCGGGTGAGCCGGTACGAGATCCAGTCGGCGACGGATCGCTCGCTCGCCCTGCGATACACCAGCGACCGCGACGAATCCCGCCTGCTGTGCCTCACCCGCCAGGCGGCGATCGAGGTCCTGCCGACGCTGTGGGGTCTGCCGCGCGCGCGGGTCACCGAGCGCGCGTGCATCGCGCGCGGCGACGACCACTGCGGCTATGACGTCCGCTGGCACGCGCAGGTGCGGCTGTGGCACGCCGTGGCCGGCGGCGTCCTCGGTGCGGCCGCCGGTGGCGCGGCCGCCGCGCTCGGCGCGGTCGGGCTGTCCCCCGTCGCCACCCTCGCCGCGCTCGGCGCGGTCGCCGCGTACGCGATCGACCTGCGCCGCGTCCACCGCATCAACCTGCAACTGGCCGAAGCCGACGTCGACCACGTGCGCGCCCTCGCCGACGCCTATGCCGAGGCCAACGAGGAAATCCTCGAGTGGAACCGCCGCCAGCGCAGCTGGACGCGCGCGCTCGAAGCGCAGATCGAGGACAACGCGGCCCACGTCGCCCGCCTCACCCAGACTGCCCGCGAGATCGCCGACGAGACAACCACGCGGCTGCGCGCCATCACCCACGACATTCGCAGCCCGCTGACCGTGTTGCGGTTCGTGCGGCCCGAGATCGAGCGCCACGTCCCCCGGCGCCCCCCGGAGGTGGACAAGCTGCTCGACGACGTCGACCGCACGGTCGACATCATCGAGAACCTGGTCAATCAGATCCTCGACCCCGCGAGGACCGCGTCGCAGAAGCTGGCGGCGGCCGTCGAAGACATCGACACGGAGGCGCTCGCGGAGCGGCTGCGGCGGCGGCTGCGCGCGCTCGTGCTCGGCCGCGACATCCGGGTGAGCGTGCTCGTCAGCCGCGAGACGCCCGCCGTCGTGCGGTGCGATCCGATCGCGTTCGAGCGCGTGCTCGACAACCTGATCGGCAACGCCGCCAAGTTCACGAACCGCGGCAGCATCGTCGTGGAGTTGTCCGGTCGGCCGGGATTTTTGGTCGTCAAGATCTCCGACACGGGCCCCGGCATCGGGCCGGACCACATCGAGCGCGTGTTCCGCGCCGGCGAGCGCACGCCCGAGGCGCGGGGCGTCGCCGGCCAGGGGCTCGGCCTCGCCATCGTCGTGCGGCTGCTCGATCAGCTGGGCGGCCGGCTCGAGGTCATGTCGCAGCCCGGCGTCGGAACGACGTTCTGGGTGCACGTGCCGGCGCAGCCGCCGGCCGGCGACCAGCCGCGGCCGCCGGCCGGCGATGACGCCGGCGACGACGAGGCCATCGGCCGCGTCGTCCACGTCCGCCGATTCAACGGCCGCGCGCGAGGAGCGAAGTGAAGCCGCCGGTCGCCAAGCCCGCCCCCGAGCCGGGCCCGCTCGAAACCTATCCGTGGCCGGAGCGGCTCGCCGCGCGCGTGGTCGCGCCGGGGCCGGCGCCGCGCGTACACGGCTACTGCGTGCAAGCGGATCTGGCGCGCCACTACGCGTTCGGCGAGGCGCTGTATTTGTGCATCACCGGATCGCTGCCGGACGCGCGCGTCGCGCGCGCCTTCGACGTCGCGATGTGGTTTGCGGGTCCGGTCGCGATCGCGCACGGCGCGGTGCACGCCGCGGCGCTCGCGCACCTGGTCGACGCCCGCGACAGCGCCGTCGCCGGCACGGCGGCGATCGCGCTGGCCGAGGCGACCTCCGCCGAACTGGACGACCTGGCGGACCTGCTGGCGTGGCTGGACGCGCCGGCCGGGCCGTTGCCCGCGTGCGCGGTCGCGACGGCGGCCGGCGATCGCGACGGGGTGGCTCGGTTGCGGCGCGCGCTCGCGCCGACCGGCGTCCGGCCCGCGGCCCTCGACCGCGACCCGAGCCTGCGCGCCGCGGTCGTCGCGACGCTGCACGCGTGCGGCGTCGCCACGCGCGCGCAGCTTCACACCGCGCTGACGCTGGCGCGATTGCCGTTTTGCCTCGCCGAGGCGACCGCCGGGCCGCGCCGCACCCTGCGCGCGTGTGCGATGAACGTGCCGCCCGTGCGCTATCGCGATCCGGCGGCCGCCGGCACCAGCACCCAGGGCGCCGGGGCCGGCAGAGCCGAGCCCCCCGATGCCGACTGACCCGATCGAAACCCACGTCGCCCACGCGTCGACGCGCTCGCACCGGCTGTTCGGATACGACCTGTTTTCCGAAGTCGCGGGCGTCGCGTCGCTGTGGGATCTGACCGCGCTGTGCGTCCGCGGGCCGGCGCTGTCGGCCACAGACCGCGCCGTGCTCGACGACCTGATCGGCTGCTGCACGGTGGCCGACCCGCGCCTGCCGCCGCTGAAGCTCGTGCGGCTCGCGGCGGCGCACGGGTCGGTCCTGGCCGGCTGCGCCGCGGGGCTGCTCGCGCTCGAGGACGCGTTCATCGGCCCGTGGTCCGCGGGAGCGGCCGCGCGGTGGCTGCGCGACGTCGAGCCGGCGCTGCGCGACGCGCCAGACCCGGCCGCCGAGGCGCTGCGCGCGGTCGACCAGGCGCTGGCACGCGACGGCGTGCTGCCCGGCTTCGGCGTGCCGTTTCGCGACCGCGACGAGCGCGTGGCGGCGCTCGACGCGTGCCTGCGGCGTCGCGGCCGCGCCGGCCGCCGCTACTGGCGCGCGCTGCGGGCCGTCGAAGCCGCCGCGGTCGCGCGCAAGGGAATCGGCGCCAACATCGGCGCCGGCGTGGCGGCCTGCCTGCTCGACCT
This DNA window, taken from Deltaproteobacteria bacterium, encodes the following:
- a CDS encoding cyclic nucleotide-binding domain-containing protein produces the protein MPELLGLPIEDIRSIPLFRDLDDGELAAVAGLFARVDASAGEELFRIGDDANAMYVLTGGEVHLEPDDGEQFVLRPPCVIGELGALSGLKRNSRAVAGDGAQLWSADRGALLDLFAANPQLGVRFEKRLLDICADKIDRDQRRLQDMRGNLIRTQKAMKQMRDLILEAEDTPISGPLHDLLSTLIERNRRVNYRVSPPAAAAAFVRTDDGERAPVEEISRTHLSFRPAGDAPVPGERFSGVLALAGPEIPISGKVLRIYKGRVDIELDLLIDEYASALEGYLTRVQMLDFLV
- the recA gene encoding recombinase RecA yields the protein MKHKHSDTLSRNKAKAIDQAVAAIKKQFGAGAIMRLDGSDVAQVEVISTGSVALDCALGVGGLPRGRIVEIYGPESSGKTTLTLHAIAEAQRLGGVCAFVDAEHALDTGYAARLGVKLDDLLVSQPDCGEQALEIVDTLTRTGAVDLIVVDSVAALTPRAEIEGDMGDAHMGLQARLMSQALRKLTAVVAKTRTCIVFINQLREKIGLVFGNPETTPGGNALKFYCSVRLDIRRKKPIKRDGALIGSNVRVKVVKNKLAPPFREAEFEILYGTGIHKMGELVDAAEREGIVERKGTWYRLDGANLGQGRDRAIEALAADPARVADLQRMLVQRARAGAAAAAGNGHIAEGGAS
- a CDS encoding sensor histidine kinase; the protein is MSPRTWMAVDQRQHRSDIVALDAHRRRRATPSDDPAELRLRLFAPLLRYVEDRHGPDAVAAVLAEADMADVDARDGDRWISVARAARLTAAVRARLDDDREFKAAAAYKLRDSLGLFVHLVRALSIRRLAEYVVGTMHRVSRVSRYEIQSATDRSLALRYTSDRDESRLLCLTRQAAIEVLPTLWGLPRARVTERACIARGDDHCGYDVRWHAQVRLWHAVAGGVLGAAAGGAAAALGAVGLSPVATLAALGAVAAYAIDLRRVHRINLQLAEADVDHVRALADAYAEANEEILEWNRRQRSWTRALEAQIEDNAAHVARLTQTAREIADETTTRLRAITHDIRSPLTVLRFVRPEIERHVPRRPPEVDKLLDDVDRTVDIIENLVNQILDPARTASQKLAAAVEDIDTEALAERLRRRLRALVLGRDIRVSVLVSRETPAVVRCDPIAFERVLDNLIGNAAKFTNRGSIVVELSGRPGFLVVKISDTGPGIGPDHIERVFRAGERTPEARGVAGQGLGLAIVVRLLDQLGGRLEVMSQPGVGTTFWVHVPAQPPAGDQPRPPAGDDAGDDEAIGRVVHVRRFNGRARGAK
- a CDS encoding arylamine N-acetyltransferase, with the protein product MDVDAYLDRIGYRGARAPTLAALRELHVAHLRSVPFENLSIHAGEPIVLDEAALVDKIVRRRRGGFCYELNGAFAALLSALGFSVDRLAARVYGADGRLGIPFDHMVLRVDVGDAWLVDVGFGDGFVRPLRWRLGDEQRDGPRRYRFEPVDGGVRVVERRPTAPPKPLYWIDPTPRSLADFEPGRRYHTTSPHSPFLARRICSVLRDTGRVTVAGERLVFTTSHGTRVDFPLAGDAGVAHALRVHFGIDVDALSGRS
- a CDS encoding alpha/beta hydrolase, with translation MSRSPGTDRFRAAAPAPPPPAFVDVRGERFAYLAAGPAAAPLVLCLHGFPDHAPSMWPLVVRFASAGYRAVAPWLRGYAPSTLAGPYDADQLAADAIGLADALSAPGAPVRIVGHDWGAVATYAALAAAPGRFAAAVALSVPHPLAFFANLRRYPGQLVRSRYMLYFQLPHLPERALERSDGALVDRLWRAWSPGYALPPDSRRALLACLRASSPAPIAYYRALARPLPAAIARARRLAARPIADPVLYLHGADDGCIAPDVAAGQRQWFRGPLRSQVIPDAGHFLPLEATDTVADAALAWFTTAR
- a CDS encoding membrane dipeptidase yields the protein MDEAPPRGKRTGAAGPTAAPRADAKAEEIAKRVLIVDGHIDLPYRLMGSRAPDGTLTEDVSQRTPTGDFDYPRAKAGGLDAPFMSIYVPAEYQTKGGAKKLADELIDLVESIIAAHPDKFARAYSVAEVRANFAAGKISLPLGIENGAAIEGDLRNLKHFYDRGVRYITLTHSEDNDLCDSSYSDKHTHKGLSALGKKVVREMNRLGIMIDVSHISDDAFWQVIELSEAPVIASHSSARHFTPGFERNLSDDMIKAIGKKDGVVMINFGSSFINQESREHFQRKRDAMNAYMKENGIEDRRDPRVKEWSKQYDAKHPPKFATVQQVADHIEHVIKLVGIDHVGLGSDFDGVGDTLPIGLKDVSMYPNLIAELLARGYTEQDIAKIAGENVLRVWQAVEDHAAAH